In Candidatus Goldiibacteriota bacterium, a genomic segment contains:
- a CDS encoding methyl-accepting chemotaxis protein has product METKGYKRKIYIVDKKFQYKFVLMLLFFILITVFTVSFTTFYVIWQNVIEEFFFVPEASKKLGDIYIKTTELLILPLIVLSVVSCIAGILISHRIAGPVYRMKKVAEEIAKGNLCVSVKFRKSDELHGLADSMNAMIAGVRNLVKEDRNTINKIMAVSDKLTKDIKKHKGLKAEVKKTINELNSIIKTLKKNSGRFKTE; this is encoded by the coding sequence AGTTTCAGTACAAATTTGTGTTAATGCTTCTGTTTTTTATACTGATAACTGTTTTTACCGTTTCGTTCACGACTTTTTATGTTATATGGCAGAACGTTATTGAGGAATTTTTCTTTGTCCCGGAAGCGTCAAAAAAACTCGGCGATATTTATATTAAGACAACCGAACTTTTAATACTTCCGCTTATTGTGCTGTCAGTTGTTTCCTGTATTGCGGGTATTTTAATATCCCACAGGATAGCGGGCCCTGTTTACAGGATGAAAAAGGTCGCCGAAGAAATAGCAAAAGGTAATTTATGCGTAAGCGTAAAATTCAGAAAAAGCGACGAACTTCACGGCCTTGCGGATTCAATGAACGCGATGATTGCGGGGGTAAGAAACCTTGTGAAAGAGGACAGAAACACGATAAATAAAATTATGGCGGTATCTGACAAACTGACAAAGGATATAAAAAAACACAAAGGTTTAAAAGCGGAAGTTAAAAAGACCATAAATGAATTGAACAGCATCATAAAGACGCTTAAAAAAAATTCAGGAAGGTTTAAAACAGAATAG